The following is a genomic window from Spirosoma foliorum.
AATGGGGTTTTGCGGATGAAGTAGCCGCTCAATTGCATAGCAACAATGCTCGCTTTTGGGCGTTTGAACCTCACTTAAGCCGTGTGGTCAATACGGATCGGGGCAGTCAAAGTTTCTTTGGTTTTTATGGTATTAACGGGGTGAGCCATCTAGTCGATTTAGCTGATGGCAAAATGGAAGCCATCCAGCAAGCATTGCTCGGGGTGAAAGCTCAACAAACCGATTGCCGGGCTTTAGTCGTGTTTTGGGACAATGTCCGTAGTCACAAATGCCTGGAAACCTGGGAGTTGTAGCGTCGCATCTTCTTTGTGTCACTGCCGGCCTATAGTCCAGACCTGAACCCGATTGAGCAGGTTTGGAAATCGGTAAAGCGGTGGCTCAACCAAACGCAGTTCGTCAAAGAACTGACTGAATTAAGCCGCTTGTTTCAAGCAGGCTTTGCTCAAGTCAAAGATCAACTATCGTTTACAATTAGTTGGTGGGAGACATATCAAGATCAACTTTCCTGGTATCGTCCTGTTTTTGATTCTAGTAAGTTACAATAAAGTCTATATTAGGTTTGATAACGCGGGAAATAATTTTTACCCATCCTTCATTTAAAATCTAGCGAGAAGTCTTTATTGACCAAAAGGCAGCAGCCATTATTAAGCCAGCAAAAGCACCCAAAGCGCCCCAGCCAATATCCGCCCAACTAAAATAACGA
Proteins encoded in this region:
- a CDS encoding transposase, which produces MSLPAYSPDLNPIEQVWKSVKRWLNQTQFVKELTELSRLFQAGFAQVKDQLSFTISWWETYQDQLSWYRPVFDSSKLQ